DNA sequence from the Candidatus Woesearchaeota archaeon genome:
TGAGCCTGATAATCCGTCTGCCTTCACAACAGCAGGGTCAAGCGAAACCATCACTCCTATTGAGCCTCCTGGCATGAGCTCTTTAACCTCAACTCCGCCGGTTACAAGGCTTACGATTTTTGACTTTAAGGAAACCCAGAACACCTTCCCCTCTTTTTCAACTCTTCTTCCTGGGCTTATCTCAATTTCGTCTCCAACCCGAAGCTTGCCCTGCTTTAATGTTCCGCCAAGCACTCCGCCCTTTACCTTAAGCGGGTCAGAGCCGGGCTTGTTTATGTCAAATGAGCGGGCAACAAGCATAATTGGCTCCTTTGATTCCTCCCTCTTTGGAGTCGGGAAATATTTTTGGATTGCCTCAATTATCATGTCAATGTTTATGTTCTGCTGGGCAGAAACAGGGATTATCGGGACATTTTCATAAGCAGTTCCTTTTATGAAATCCTTTATCTGCTGGTAATTATTCATTGCATCTTCCTTTGAAACAAGGTCAATCTTGTTCTGGATTATTATGATATTCTTCAGTCCGATTATCTGAAGCGCCATAAGATGCTCTTTTGTCTGCGGCTGTGGGCACTGCTCATTTGCAGCAACCAAAAGAAGGGCAGCATCTATTATTGTAGCTCCTGAAAGCATTGTTGCCATAAGGCTCTCGTGCCCAGGCGCATCAATGAAGCTTACCTTCCTAAGGAATTCTGTCTTTGCGCCGCACTTTGGGCATTCCTCCTTTGTGGTATAGCAGTCCGGCTCATCGCAGTCAGGGCATTTCCTGATAGTCATGTCAGCATAGCCAAGCCTTATTGTGATTCCCAATCTTATCTCTTCAGAATGAGTGTCTGTCCATTTTCCAGTGAGCCTTTCTGTGAGGGTTGTCTTTCCGTGGTCCACATGCCCGACTAATCCTATGTTTATCTCGGGCTGGATTTTTT
Encoded proteins:
- a CDS encoding translation initiation factor IF-2 subunit gamma — its product is MPKKKKSEILELTGEAKQLESPESAKKPRKKAPAKELKEHKKLHSEEHKEKQKHPSSESLPEKIQPEINIGLVGHVDHGKTTLTERLTGKWTDTHSEEIRLGITIRLGYADMTIRKCPDCDEPDCYTTKEECPKCGAKTEFLRKVSFIDAPGHESLMATMLSGATIIDAALLLVAANEQCPQPQTKEHLMALQIIGLKNIIIIQNKIDLVSKEDAMNNYQQIKDFIKGTAYENVPIIPVSAQQNINIDMIIEAIQKYFPTPKREESKEPIMLVARSFDINKPGSDPLKVKGGVLGGTLKQGKLRVGDEIEISPGRRVEKEGKVFWVSLKSKIVSLVTGGVEVKELMPGGSIGVMVSLDPAVVKADGLSGSIVGLPGKLPKVWYNLKLKTTLLERVVGAKDVLVVEPIKMDEVIMLNVNSAATVGKVTKLGKDLIECALKLPVCADHEARVTISRRIGDRYRLIGYGLIKE